Proteins found in one Mesorhizobium sp. CAU 1732 genomic segment:
- a CDS encoding 2-hydroxyacid dehydrogenase — protein MRVVMLDPSGTDRLDRIRPYLPQGWEITTTTSRDPGDQIAALSGAAFGITGDVPVTSEMMAVEGLRAIHKWGVGYDNIDLDAARQHNVRVLRTTGSNAIAVAETTLGLILAVNRNLVRGHVGILDGKWRKGELSPTSMRLSGKTVGIIGMGYIGKALAKLLRGFDCKVLYTKRVPLDAAEEADAGASFAPLEDLLRTSDVVTLNCELNASTRNLINRETLALMRPDAILVNAARGGVMNEEDVAEAIREGRLRGAGVDVFAVEPLQPGNPLIGLDGVITTPHVGAMSADSFAPSISRMLGNLKAIADGKEPNPIDILV, from the coding sequence ATGCGGGTTGTAATGCTCGATCCTTCGGGTACCGACAGGCTGGACCGCATCCGCCCCTATTTGCCGCAGGGATGGGAGATAACGACGACGACCTCGCGCGATCCCGGGGATCAGATCGCGGCGCTGTCGGGAGCGGCCTTCGGCATCACCGGCGATGTTCCGGTGACCAGCGAGATGATGGCGGTCGAGGGCCTGCGCGCAATCCACAAATGGGGGGTCGGCTACGACAACATCGATCTGGATGCCGCCCGACAGCACAATGTTCGCGTCTTGCGCACGACCGGTTCGAATGCCATCGCGGTCGCGGAGACGACCCTGGGCCTGATCCTTGCCGTGAATCGGAATCTCGTGCGCGGCCATGTCGGCATCCTCGACGGCAAGTGGCGCAAGGGCGAGCTTTCGCCGACGTCGATGCGGCTGTCGGGCAAGACGGTGGGGATCATCGGCATGGGCTATATCGGCAAGGCCCTGGCCAAGCTTCTCAGGGGCTTCGATTGCAAGGTACTCTACACCAAGCGCGTTCCGCTGGATGCCGCCGAAGAAGCGGACGCAGGCGCCAGCTTCGCGCCGCTGGAAGACTTGTTGCGGACGTCGGACGTGGTCACGCTGAACTGCGAACTGAACGCATCGACGCGCAATCTGATCAACCGGGAGACGCTCGCGCTGATGCGGCCGGACGCGATCCTGGTCAACGCCGCGCGGGGTGGCGTCATGAACGAAGAGGACGTCGCCGAGGCGATCCGTGAGGGACGGCTGCGCGGCGCCGGCGTTGACGTCTTCGCAGTCGAACCTCTGCAACCCGGCAATCCCCTGATCGGGCTGGACGGGGTCATAACGACACCTCATGTCGGTGCAATGTCGGCAGACAGCTTTGCGCCGTCCATCAGTCGGATGCTCGGCAATCTGAAAGCGATCGCCGACGGCAAGGAGCCCAATCCGATCGACATACTCGTCTGA
- a CDS encoding ABC transporter permease, with amino-acid sequence MARFWLIKLLRTVLTLWLVVTFTFIVLRTSGDPVVALLGGDAMPDEIEQFRRQWGLDQPLIVQYLHYVAQMATGQFGDSLRDHRPVMDIILERLPATLSLGVVAYALAALVGIPAGIIAALRRGKFADRAIMAFAVFGFALPNFFLGILMILFFSLMLQVLPSSGASTIWHFIMPAVTLGTFTAGTLARFTRSAMLEVLEKPYMRAAAAKGVPALKRILFHALPNAAIPIVTIIGLNLGQLIAGAIVVETVFAWPGIGRLLVTAVSQRDLALVQGLVLVIAATMVLANLLVDLTYGLLDPRIRKGA; translated from the coding sequence ATGGCTCGCTTCTGGTTGATCAAATTACTGCGCACCGTGCTGACGCTCTGGCTCGTGGTAACGTTCACCTTCATCGTTCTGAGAACATCCGGCGATCCGGTCGTGGCCCTTCTGGGCGGTGACGCCATGCCTGACGAGATCGAGCAGTTCCGCCGGCAATGGGGCCTCGATCAGCCCTTGATCGTTCAATATCTGCACTATGTGGCGCAGATGGCCACCGGTCAGTTCGGCGACTCGTTGCGCGATCACCGCCCGGTGATGGACATCATTCTGGAACGGCTGCCCGCGACGCTCAGCCTCGGTGTCGTCGCCTATGCCCTGGCCGCACTGGTCGGCATCCCCGCAGGCATCATAGCGGCACTGCGCCGGGGCAAATTCGCGGATCGCGCGATCATGGCCTTCGCGGTGTTCGGATTTGCCCTGCCGAATTTCTTTCTCGGCATTTTGATGATCCTCTTTTTCTCCCTGATGCTGCAGGTGTTGCCGTCATCAGGAGCCAGCACGATCTGGCACTTCATCATGCCTGCCGTGACGCTGGGAACGTTCACCGCGGGAACGCTGGCGCGCTTTACGCGCTCGGCGATGCTCGAGGTTCTGGAAAAGCCGTATATGCGCGCCGCCGCCGCGAAGGGGGTGCCGGCGCTGAAACGTATCCTGTTCCACGCCTTGCCGAATGCCGCCATTCCCATCGTCACGATCATCGGCCTCAATCTCGGGCAGTTGATCGCAGGCGCGATCGTGGTGGAAACGGTCTTCGCTTGGCCCGGCATCGGGCGTCTGCTCGTGACCGCGGTTTCACAGCGCGACCTCGCGCTCGTCCAGGGACTGGTGCTCGTCATCGCGGCCACCATGGTCCTGGCCAACCTTCTCGTCGACCTGACCTACGGCCTGCTCGATCCCCGCATCCGGAAAGGCGCGTGA
- a CDS encoding amino acid ABC transporter permease: MTALSNNTSSPTAIDAGDEIVMRPPGEKGPIAWTRRNLFSSWASSVTTVLMLTALSWIGYHFLDWAVVRAIWTLPGSSIADTQLCRADTAGACWALIREKYRFILFGLYPYAEQWRPTICVAAFIGLYIVSVDRRLWGWKIAAVWIAGLTAIFILMRGGIFGLRPVSEDLWGGLPVTLMLATFGIALAFPLAILVALGRASETNATARTLCTLYVEIIRGIPLISVLFMASVMFPLFLPEGLTVSKLLRAQLGIVLFVAAYLSETIRGGLQAVPAGQYEAAKSLGLGYWRMTAFVIMPQALTIVLPPIVSLCIAFFKHTSLVMIIGIFDLLNAAKRSIGEPAWQGFGAEAYLFVAAIYFAFCFAMSRYGQRLEKRLKRSR, encoded by the coding sequence ATGACCGCGCTGTCGAACAACACCAGCAGCCCCACCGCCATCGACGCCGGCGACGAGATCGTGATGCGGCCGCCCGGCGAGAAAGGCCCGATCGCGTGGACGCGGCGCAACCTTTTCAGCTCATGGGCTTCCAGCGTCACGACAGTGCTGATGCTCACGGCGCTATCGTGGATCGGATATCATTTCCTCGACTGGGCGGTGGTGCGTGCGATCTGGACCCTGCCCGGGTCGAGCATTGCCGATACGCAGCTTTGCCGCGCCGACACCGCCGGCGCGTGCTGGGCGCTGATCCGTGAAAAATACCGCTTCATCCTGTTCGGCCTCTATCCCTATGCCGAGCAATGGCGTCCGACCATCTGCGTCGCCGCCTTCATCGGGCTCTACATCGTCTCCGTGGATCGCCGCTTGTGGGGCTGGAAGATCGCCGCCGTCTGGATCGCGGGCCTGACGGCGATCTTCATCCTCATGCGCGGTGGCATCTTCGGGCTGCGGCCGGTCTCGGAAGATCTCTGGGGTGGCCTGCCTGTGACGCTGATGCTGGCAACGTTCGGCATCGCACTCGCCTTCCCGCTGGCCATTCTCGTCGCGCTGGGGCGGGCGTCCGAAACCAACGCGACCGCGCGCACGCTCTGCACGCTCTATGTCGAGATCATCCGCGGCATCCCGCTGATCAGCGTGCTGTTCATGGCAAGCGTGATGTTCCCGCTGTTCCTGCCCGAGGGGCTGACGGTCTCCAAGCTGCTGCGGGCGCAGCTCGGCATCGTGCTGTTCGTCGCCGCCTATCTTTCGGAGACCATTCGCGGCGGCCTGCAGGCTGTGCCGGCGGGCCAATACGAAGCGGCGAAGTCGCTCGGGCTCGGCTATTGGCGCATGACCGCTTTCGTCATCATGCCGCAGGCATTGACCATCGTTCTGCCGCCGATCGTCAGCCTCTGCATCGCGTTCTTTAAGCACACGTCGCTGGTGATGATCATCGGCATATTCGACCTTCTGAACGCGGCCAAGCGCTCCATCGGCGAACCGGCCTGGCAGGGTTTCGGCGCGGAAGCCTATCTTTTCGTCGCGGCGATCTATTTCGCTTTCTGCTTCGCCATGTCCCGCTACGGCCAGAGGCTCGAAAAGCGTCTGAAGCGGTCGCGATGA
- a CDS encoding PAS domain-containing protein, whose protein sequence is MSPKNARERELVIETLKWVVEGLQQIIGRDVEIVLHDLSKPGHSVVAIANGHITGRSIGSPIISGPFDDLGLQKLMSGEAGEAGKPYSIVSDYRTRSRIGHQLDSTSIILRDDKGEAYAAFCVNADHSRLRELDGVVKGLLASIGGAAPEPVEPESASVDDLVQEIIQSGIAATEKPVAAMGREDKMEAVRHMNDRGLFLIRSSVDLAASHLGVTRFTVYNYLDQLRGKEPTRTDK, encoded by the coding sequence ATGAGCCCGAAGAATGCCCGGGAACGCGAACTGGTGATCGAGACCCTGAAATGGGTCGTCGAAGGCTTGCAGCAGATCATCGGACGCGATGTCGAGATCGTCCTGCACGATCTTTCCAAACCCGGCCATTCCGTCGTTGCGATCGCCAATGGCCATATCACCGGCCGTTCCATCGGCAGCCCGATCATCAGCGGTCCGTTCGACGATCTCGGCCTTCAGAAGCTGATGTCGGGAGAGGCCGGCGAAGCCGGAAAGCCGTATTCGATCGTCAGCGACTACCGCACACGCTCGCGCATCGGCCATCAACTGGATTCGACCAGCATCATCCTGCGCGACGACAAGGGCGAGGCCTACGCCGCCTTCTGTGTCAACGCCGACCACAGCCGCCTGCGCGAGCTGGACGGTGTCGTCAAAGGATTGCTGGCTTCCATCGGCGGCGCGGCGCCGGAACCGGTCGAGCCCGAAAGCGCCAGCGTGGACGATCTGGTGCAGGAGATCATCCAGTCGGGCATAGCCGCCACGGAGAAGCCCGTCGCCGCGATGGGTCGCGAAGACAAGATGGAAGCGGTGCGGCATATGAACGATCGCGGGCTGTTCCTGATCCGCTCCAGCGTCGATCTCGCGGCCTCGCATCTCGGGGTCACGCGCTTCACCGTCTACAACTATCTCGACCAGCTTCGAGGGAAAGAGCCGACACGAACGGATAAATAG
- a CDS encoding ABC transporter substrate-binding protein: protein MITRRTFGKYSVGAGLALAMPASKVFAQSRPTITVAVDNLWANINTINGIATTTRRFFPNIYSHLVERDYINDPEGLILLPGLATEWNQVGNVWTLKLREGVKFHNGETMTAEDVAFTLGPERLWGDQPFEPRGKTFTAGFVRVEAIDDLTVEIETEREDPYIPGKLTGYIGFVVPKKHYLDVGVDAFGQAPIGTGPYRVTTFRSGEVLEMEAFDDYFDGPPPAQKVIWRIVPEFAGRMAGLVSGEFDFIANIPTDQEAQLEGYDNVTLARALAGNYPAFAFNTRADPEDNPLVDVNLRKGMVQAIDMDAIVQALFGDTTFHPAVPFNFPEYGDFYDADMPNPLPFDPEAARALIEQSGYDGQVLRWHITRSFYPNYEAAAEIMVEMWRQVGVNVQAVILDNFELVYTRPYHLMNMSMSTDFIPGDPYQPLWLDWGPTASRSTAHWKTWDPTPEYLAAGKEFEEATDFETRHAAYLKLSQAWQDVTPGYYMWKSVYNWAHRADIEFVPRPDGEMRIFGDYVSL from the coding sequence ATGATCACCAGACGAACTTTCGGAAAGTACTCGGTCGGCGCGGGCCTCGCGCTGGCCATGCCGGCAAGCAAGGTTTTCGCCCAATCGCGGCCGACAATAACCGTCGCGGTGGATAATCTCTGGGCCAATATCAATACGATCAACGGCATAGCGACGACCACGCGCCGGTTCTTTCCCAACATCTATTCGCATCTGGTCGAGCGCGACTACATCAACGATCCGGAGGGCCTGATCCTGCTTCCGGGGCTGGCGACCGAATGGAACCAGGTCGGCAATGTCTGGACACTGAAATTGCGCGAGGGCGTCAAGTTCCACAATGGCGAGACCATGACCGCCGAGGACGTTGCCTTCACGCTCGGGCCGGAGCGTCTGTGGGGCGACCAGCCATTCGAACCACGCGGCAAGACCTTCACCGCAGGCTTCGTTCGCGTCGAGGCAATCGACGATCTGACCGTCGAGATCGAGACCGAACGGGAAGACCCCTACATCCCCGGCAAGCTCACCGGCTATATCGGCTTCGTCGTGCCGAAGAAGCACTATCTCGACGTCGGTGTCGACGCGTTCGGGCAGGCGCCGATCGGAACCGGCCCCTATCGCGTCACCACCTTCCGTTCCGGCGAGGTGCTGGAGATGGAGGCGTTCGACGACTATTTCGACGGCCCGCCACCGGCACAAAAGGTCATCTGGCGGATCGTGCCGGAGTTCGCGGGCCGTATGGCCGGTCTCGTGTCGGGAGAGTTCGATTTCATCGCCAACATCCCGACCGATCAGGAAGCCCAGCTCGAAGGCTACGACAACGTGACCCTCGCGCGTGCGCTGGCAGGCAACTATCCTGCTTTCGCCTTCAACACGCGGGCCGATCCCGAGGACAATCCTCTCGTCGACGTCAATCTGCGCAAGGGCATGGTCCAGGCAATCGACATGGATGCAATCGTGCAGGCCCTGTTCGGCGACACGACCTTTCACCCGGCGGTGCCATTCAATTTTCCGGAATATGGCGACTTCTACGATGCCGACATGCCCAACCCGCTTCCCTTCGACCCGGAAGCCGCGCGCGCGCTCATCGAACAATCGGGCTATGATGGTCAGGTGCTGCGCTGGCATATCACCCGATCGTTCTATCCGAACTACGAGGCGGCCGCGGAGATCATGGTCGAGATGTGGCGCCAGGTCGGCGTCAACGTGCAAGCCGTCATCCTCGACAATTTCGAACTGGTCTACACCCGGCCCTATCACCTGATGAACATGTCGATGTCGACCGACTTCATACCCGGCGATCCGTACCAGCCGCTCTGGCTCGACTGGGGCCCGACCGCGAGCCGTTCGACGGCACATTGGAAGACCTGGGACCCGACGCCGGAATACCTCGCGGCCGGCAAGGAATTCGAGGAAGCGACCGATTTCGAGACCCGCCATGCCGCTTATCTCAAGCTGTCGCAGGCATGGCAGGACGTCACGCCCGGCTACTATATGTGGAAGAGCGTCTACAACTGGGCTCACCGCGCCGACATCGAGTTCGTGCCGCGCCCGGATGGCGAGATGCGCATCTTCGGCGACTACGTCAGCCTGTGA
- a CDS encoding ABC transporter permease, with the protein MKNRPSIIVILSALVLIAVVAVALLGNVFTSHAVTSQDLLNRLKPPAFLGGPEQYPLGTDRIGRDMVARLVAGLQMSLSVALAGTLIGAVFGTIIGFLAAHFRGWIEESLMMVVDFQASLPFILIALTLLAFFGNSMVLFVILMGLFGWETYARLARGVVLSAVSQPYARAIVALGAHPLQLYVKHVLPNVAAALIVQVTLTFPQIILLETSLSFLGLGIQPPNTSLGQILGDGRDYLSTAWWISVWPGVLIFLITLSMSILGDALRDRMDPMLKTRKA; encoded by the coding sequence ATGAAGAACCGTCCCTCCATCATCGTGATCCTTTCGGCGCTGGTTCTGATTGCGGTCGTGGCTGTGGCCCTGCTCGGCAATGTCTTCACCTCGCATGCGGTGACCAGTCAGGATCTTCTGAACCGCCTGAAACCGCCCGCCTTTCTCGGTGGCCCGGAGCAATACCCGCTTGGAACGGACCGTATCGGCCGCGACATGGTGGCCCGCCTGGTCGCAGGCTTGCAGATGTCGCTGTCGGTCGCTCTGGCCGGAACGTTGATCGGCGCCGTGTTCGGCACGATCATCGGTTTCCTCGCAGCGCATTTCCGCGGCTGGATCGAGGAATCGCTGATGATGGTCGTCGATTTCCAGGCGTCTCTGCCGTTCATTCTCATTGCGCTGACGCTTCTTGCATTCTTCGGCAATTCGATGGTGCTGTTCGTCATCCTGATGGGCCTGTTCGGCTGGGAGACGTATGCGCGACTGGCGCGCGGGGTCGTGTTGTCGGCAGTATCCCAACCCTATGCACGGGCGATCGTGGCATTGGGCGCCCATCCGTTGCAGCTTTACGTGAAGCATGTCCTGCCCAATGTCGCGGCGGCGTTGATCGTGCAGGTCACGCTGACCTTTCCGCAGATCATCCTTCTGGAAACGTCGCTCTCGTTTCTCGGCCTCGGCATTCAGCCGCCGAACACCAGCCTCGGCCAGATCCTGGGTGACGGGCGGGACTACCTGTCGACGGCCTGGTGGATTTCGGTCTGGCCGGGCGTGCTGATTTTTCTGATCACCCTGTCGATGTCGATCCTCGGCGATGCACTGCGCGATCGGATGGATCCAATGCTCAAGACACGGAAAGCCTGA
- a CDS encoding LysR substrate-binding domain-containing protein, with amino-acid sequence MNTGIDLRQLRYFVCLAEELHFGRAAERLGMAQAPLSQQIRQMEERIGVPLFHRTTRRTRLTAAGQTLLRHARELLDSADRAVAHARAMAGETTGRIRVAGVNVALTHVIPPVLAEFRRLWPAVIVDVTPLGTGEQLRTLETGEINIAFIRPTERAAHMQLETILSEGFVAALPRGHRLAEKSEIALQDFVGEALIGYAPILGANYATIMMTALRKAGLQARVVQECTHTMAVATQVASGLGVAIMPSWIANIRSPYLEFRPVPELPRAIDLVVAWPTGETSPIVRDFIDTTRRVAADLAPDFGRHYASFETP; translated from the coding sequence ATGAATACCGGGATCGATCTGCGTCAGCTCCGCTATTTCGTCTGCCTCGCAGAGGAGCTCCATTTCGGGCGCGCGGCGGAGCGACTTGGCATGGCGCAAGCCCCGCTGAGCCAGCAGATCAGGCAGATGGAGGAGCGGATTGGCGTGCCGCTGTTCCACCGCACCACGAGGCGCACGCGGTTGACCGCGGCGGGGCAGACTTTGCTGCGCCATGCGCGCGAACTTCTCGATTCCGCCGACAGGGCGGTGGCGCATGCGCGCGCCATGGCAGGGGAGACCACCGGGCGTATCAGAGTGGCCGGAGTGAACGTCGCGCTGACCCACGTAATCCCGCCGGTGCTTGCCGAGTTTCGCAGGCTGTGGCCGGCGGTCATCGTCGACGTCACGCCGCTCGGCACTGGCGAACAGTTGCGGACTCTGGAGACCGGTGAGATCAACATCGCCTTCATCCGTCCGACCGAGCGCGCGGCCCATATGCAACTGGAGACCATCTTGAGCGAAGGCTTCGTCGCCGCTCTTCCGCGCGGTCACAGGCTGGCTGAAAAATCGGAAATCGCGTTGCAGGATTTCGTCGGAGAGGCGCTGATCGGCTATGCACCGATCCTTGGCGCCAACTACGCCACCATCATGATGACCGCGCTCAGGAAAGCCGGTCTTCAGGCGCGTGTCGTGCAGGAATGCACGCATACCATGGCGGTTGCGACACAGGTGGCCTCGGGGCTGGGTGTGGCGATCATGCCGTCATGGATCGCCAATATCCGCTCGCCCTACCTCGAGTTCCGCCCGGTCCCCGAACTGCCGCGCGCCATCGACCTCGTCGTCGCCTGGCCGACAGGCGAGACGTCGCCCATCGTCCGCGACTTCATCGACACCACGCGGCGTGTCGCCGCTGATCTCGCGCCAGATTTCGGACGTCATTACGCTTCTTTTGAAACGCCGTGA
- a CDS encoding aminotransferase class V-fold PLP-dependent enzyme, which produces MSLDIARVREQFPYLDQRIYLNTASTGISRRDAGAAAARFFDDMYSKGFDGRDLWRSVIGDVRVQVAHLAHVPAETVDFAGSTTDALNRLALALPVSPGDRVVLCNDEFPSVQAVARLLAGRGATLVPVAVPEEVMRTEALAEAARDSRIVLASHVHWETGTKLDLQVLSRASRDAGAFLIVDGIQALGATPVEAGLADAYVGAVFKWLISGFGLAVSIVAPRLNEALNPVMRGYANPEPSRALSYSHVNYPGLVTLQDALAYMEQIGWDAIYEHNAMLRTHLRGALDDIGAGIATPEAAAAAITSIACADPQGTAERLAARGVSVEPRGRYLRVSPHFYNTEADIDRFCELLRDIRKEQA; this is translated from the coding sequence ATGAGTCTCGATATCGCACGCGTCCGGGAACAGTTTCCGTATCTCGACCAGCGAATCTACCTGAACACCGCATCAACCGGCATATCGCGCCGTGATGCCGGCGCCGCCGCGGCCCGGTTTTTCGACGATATGTACAGCAAGGGCTTCGACGGCCGCGACCTGTGGCGCTCCGTCATTGGCGACGTCCGCGTTCAGGTTGCACACCTGGCGCATGTGCCGGCCGAGACGGTGGATTTTGCCGGAAGCACGACCGACGCCCTCAACCGGCTCGCACTGGCGCTGCCCGTCTCGCCCGGCGACCGGGTGGTGCTGTGCAATGACGAGTTTCCGTCCGTGCAGGCGGTCGCGCGGCTGCTTGCCGGGCGCGGCGCCACGCTCGTCCCTGTGGCCGTGCCGGAAGAGGTGATGAGAACCGAAGCGCTGGCGGAAGCCGCCCGCGACAGCCGCATCGTGCTCGCTTCTCATGTGCATTGGGAAACCGGCACGAAGCTCGACTTGCAGGTTTTGTCGCGCGCATCCCGTGATGCAGGCGCATTCCTGATCGTGGATGGCATTCAGGCGCTCGGCGCGACGCCGGTGGAGGCAGGCCTTGCCGACGCCTATGTCGGCGCGGTCTTCAAATGGCTGATCTCAGGGTTTGGGTTGGCGGTCAGCATCGTGGCACCGCGCCTGAATGAAGCGCTGAACCCGGTCATGCGCGGCTACGCCAATCCCGAGCCATCGCGCGCGCTGAGCTACAGCCATGTGAACTATCCCGGCCTCGTCACGCTACAGGACGCGCTCGCCTATATGGAGCAGATCGGCTGGGACGCCATCTATGAACATAACGCGATGCTGCGGACGCATCTGCGAGGCGCCCTCGACGATATCGGTGCCGGGATCGCGACGCCCGAAGCGGCAGCGGCGGCAATCACCTCCATTGCCTGCGCCGACCCGCAAGGCACGGCGGAACGTCTCGCTGCCCGAGGCGTCAGCGTGGAACCGCGCGGCCGATACCTTCGCGTTTCTCCCCATTTCTACAACACCGAGGCGGACATTGATCGCTTCTGCGAACTCCTCCGCGACATTCGAAAGGAACAGGCTTGA
- the ggt gene encoding gamma-glutamyltransferase, whose product MLLTIGNLPFTCEKRPASGALGVVVTNAPLGTAAGNEMLAIGGNAIDAAVAALLTLTVVEPMMVGIAGGGISHIRLADGRHVVVDALSTAGAAMDATMFTPVSDLPGQYMDTLDRRNLVGPSAVAVPGNLRGWCLMQEKYGKLPFADVVEPAIRAASRGFTVSHYLNGAINEHLADLSADPEMARMMVPEGAPAVPGSHMKMGAYAESLRLVQAQGAAALHGGALGEALIDRLRADGPGASVLTLDDLRSYSAVEREAVFGSYRGHTIAGPPPPASSGVHVTQMLNILENFDIRAMGFGSVESLRLLAEVISIGFEDRRAASGDPDFVDVPVERYTSKEYARQCLDRIGKRPSAPRPQAQESRDTTHVTVADRDGNIVAATHTINGLFGARIMVPETGIIPNNYMFNYDPRPGKAMSIVPGKRVPTSMAPMIVLKDGKPAFALGLPGGVRIFPSAMQAILNIIDHGMSLQQAVEAPRLWTEGHHIELEPAYAHMETALTGLGYEVRLVKTVGGGMNAIAFGDDAIMTGAACWRADGTVMAQGGGLARPGVRFHI is encoded by the coding sequence ATGCTTTTGACCATCGGAAACTTGCCGTTCACCTGCGAAAAGCGCCCCGCTTCAGGCGCTCTGGGCGTCGTCGTGACGAATGCCCCGCTTGGGACGGCCGCGGGAAACGAGATGCTGGCGATCGGCGGCAACGCCATCGATGCGGCAGTGGCGGCGCTCCTGACGCTCACCGTGGTCGAGCCGATGATGGTGGGCATTGCAGGCGGCGGCATATCGCATATCCGGCTCGCCGACGGACGGCATGTGGTCGTGGACGCATTGTCGACAGCGGGCGCCGCGATGGACGCGACGATGTTCACACCCGTTTCGGATTTGCCGGGCCAATACATGGACACGCTGGACCGCCGCAATCTCGTCGGACCGTCGGCCGTGGCGGTGCCGGGCAATTTGCGTGGCTGGTGCCTGATGCAGGAGAAGTACGGCAAACTGCCCTTTGCCGATGTCGTCGAGCCGGCGATCCGCGCCGCCTCACGCGGCTTTACCGTAAGCCACTATCTGAACGGTGCGATCAACGAGCATCTGGCCGACCTTTCCGCCGATCCCGAAATGGCGCGCATGATGGTGCCTGAGGGAGCTCCCGCTGTTCCCGGAAGTCATATGAAGATGGGTGCCTATGCGGAAAGCCTGAGACTGGTTCAGGCACAGGGCGCGGCCGCCCTGCACGGCGGGGCGTTGGGTGAGGCGTTGATCGATCGCTTGCGCGCCGATGGGCCGGGCGCCAGCGTTCTCACTCTCGATGACCTCCGAAGCTATAGCGCGGTCGAGCGCGAGGCCGTGTTCGGCAGCTATCGCGGCCATACGATCGCAGGTCCGCCCCCGCCGGCGTCCTCCGGTGTGCATGTGACGCAGATGCTGAACATTCTGGAGAATTTCGACATCCGCGCAATGGGCTTCGGCAGCGTCGAAAGCCTCCGGCTTCTGGCGGAAGTGATCAGCATCGGGTTCGAGGATCGACGGGCGGCTTCCGGCGATCCGGATTTCGTCGACGTGCCGGTCGAGCGCTATACGTCCAAGGAGTATGCGCGTCAGTGTCTCGACCGGATCGGAAAAAGACCATCCGCTCCGCGTCCACAAGCGCAGGAAAGCCGCGACACCACTCACGTCACGGTCGCAGACCGCGACGGAAACATCGTCGCGGCCACCCATACGATCAACGGGCTGTTCGGCGCACGGATCATGGTGCCGGAAACAGGCATCATCCCCAACAACTACATGTTCAACTACGATCCGCGGCCCGGCAAGGCGATGTCGATCGTGCCGGGAAAAAGGGTGCCCACCTCGATGGCGCCGATGATCGTGCTGAAGGACGGAAAGCCCGCCTTCGCGCTGGGATTGCCCGGCGGCGTGCGCATCTTTCCCTCGGCCATGCAGGCGATCCTCAACATCATCGATCACGGCATGAGCCTGCAACAAGCCGTCGAGGCCCCCCGCCTCTGGACGGAGGGCCATCACATCGAGCTCGAACCAGCCTATGCGCATATGGAAACGGCGCTGACAGGTCTCGGTTACGAGGTGCGACTGGTCAAGACGGTGGGCGGCGGCATGAACGCCATCGCCTTCGGGGACGACGCAATCATGACCGGGGCAGCCTGCTGGCGCGCCGACGGAACGGTCATGGCGCAGGGCGGAGGGCTTGCGCGCCCCGGCGTGCGTTTTCACATCTAA
- a CDS encoding RidA family protein: protein MTPSARLKALGIELPEVSAPLAAYVPTRLMGNVLYISGQGPIVDGKVVARGKLGRYMTVEQGIAAARLSAINALAAIVSAAGDLDRVVQIVKLNGYVNSDDGFEQQHLVINGASELLVDVLGDRGRHARAAVGTNSLPMGMPVEIELVVEISDAN from the coding sequence ATGACCCCTTCGGCCAGACTGAAAGCGCTCGGAATAGAATTGCCAGAGGTGTCCGCACCGCTGGCGGCCTATGTACCGACACGCCTCATGGGAAACGTGCTCTACATCTCCGGTCAGGGGCCGATCGTCGACGGCAAGGTCGTCGCGCGCGGCAAGCTGGGCCGGTACATGACGGTCGAGCAAGGCATCGCCGCCGCACGCCTGTCGGCGATCAACGCACTCGCCGCCATCGTTTCGGCTGCGGGAGACCTTGACCGGGTCGTGCAGATCGTCAAGCTCAACGGCTACGTCAATTCCGATGACGGATTCGAGCAGCAGCATCTCGTGATAAACGGCGCATCGGAACTGCTGGTGGATGTGCTGGGAGACCGTGGGCGGCATGCGCGCGCCGCTGTAGGCACGAATTCGCTGCCCATGGGCATGCCCGTGGAAATCGAACTGGTCGTCGAGATTTCGGACGCGAATTGA